CATTTTGTTGAGTATTCTCATAAGGGAAGTCTTAAATGAGTTAAATAACGTCTTAAATGGACTtaaagagttgtgagaaaatCAGATCCACGTCATGTTTGGCAGCGGCAGattttaaagtgacagaagCATAATAAAACAGTTTCTGTGATGTCTGTAAAGtatttgataactttattcaatttctatatattgattatatatgaaggccacaggtaaatatgacatttattataatgggtttatgtCAAGaatgttttaagttcacttaaattaaaagtagtttttttaaaGGCTTATAAATGTCGAAATTTATGTAGTTTTCAATTATACTGCAATGTTGAATGTCTaccattaatgtttaaaaaaatctatttcataGAGACATCAGTATCAGTATTAGTATCAGgcatactggccttcattcataaaaagatgtttaaatatttaaaatatactgtctttaggttgtttcaacattaataactgtgaaattattacagtataaaaatatttatttttagaaatgTGCAATaaattagtttagttttttaattgattgacagaactacataatataaaataataatataatataatacaatatgaatttatgaaaatataaacattttaaatgccaCCTATGTaagttttaattaataaaatatgcatttaattattttctatAAGTATTAAGtaaattgtatatatttatattatttatatacaataATTTATATTTCTATATAATAATTAGAGATAATTAATGGACTTATTGGAAATAAAATTAGTCAATATAAACagttaaattaaattaggttaccggtatttaaattaaatttaaatgaataaagtattttataaaaagcatttgtatttttatatatatatatatatatatatatatatatatatatatatatatatatatatatatatatatatatatatatatatatatatatatatatatatatatatatatatatatatatataaaaataaaaattaatgtgatttaaattagaatattaattaaaaatatctgACATTTTGTGGTTATGAATGGTGCAttccaaaattagttttgatGGTTTGCATTAATTATTTTGACAGTACTGAAATTTGTTTAGAGAGATACTGTAAGTCTAAACAGTAAACTAGGGAATAAATAGCCataattcattataaatgaATGAAAACCAAACCTGTGATGGACAACTGAAATTTCTCTGTAGTgttatggcggccatgtttccATCTAAAGTTGCGAATTTAACAAAATTCAAGtatcacataaaacatttgcaaatgAAGAAAAAGGTGCCACAGTGTTCAAGAGAACAAGGCGCTTCTGTGAGGGAGTTAAACAAAATCCTTTTGATGACCAACATTTGAGATGCTGTGATGTGATTGGTCCACTAGTTAGACCAGTAACCCAATCACAGCCTCTATTAAGGCAAAGTCATGTGGGTTTTTTGTTGCACATCGAGGGATTTACTTGTATTGTAGCTTATGTGCATGTTATGAGCATCTTAGCATTTCCATCCAAGGTTTTATTATGCAATATCCCAAAATGTGCATATAAATAGGTGAGTGGAAACTTATCTAATGATGATTTGTGTatcagctcacaaacactcactttgACACTGGTTTCCTTGGGTAAACCGGTCCGGTACTGTGGGTAAACTCTCAATGTGGTGTGGCATGGCCTGTGTGGAGAACCGCTGGAGTGGGAGGAGAGTCGCTGGACGCCGCTGTCCTCTGATAGGGTGCGCACTGGAGCAGGGCGGGGCTCCGGGGCGGAGAAGCAGAGATCAAAGGAGGAAGGGCGTATCCAGCCCTTGTGATTGGACGAGCTGGTGGGTGTGGTTGGCATGGAGACAGGAGGCGGGTATTCCAGACTGCTGGTTCGGACGCACAGCGCCGTTCTTTTCTCCGTGACCCGCAGAAGCTCGATCTGGCGGCTCGGGAGGATAAAGTCGCTATCGAAAACATTCACGAGTTCCCGTCTGCTCATTCCTCCTCCGGTCTGAAGCACATCCGGCTGAGAGGAGTGAGGCGATGACTGCGAGGAGGAAGAATGGTGGGTGGACGCTACAGATCTGAAGCTGGTTGGAGACGGTGGAAGCAGGTCCAGTTCTCTGGTGCTCTGAGCCACACTGGAGCTGTACTCGCTTTCAGTAGTGAGGAACACCTCGGATGTGTTATCCTCATCAGACAGACCATGGGAATCTGGGGAAAAAACACAGAAAGAGGGACCGGTGGAGTTAGTTAATAGTGGCGGGTCATTTTCTAAACATGCTTAAATCGCTTGACCAATGACAACACACTGATCCAGTCGACCAATTAGAGCacattgtgcttttcagaaggaggggcttcatagagacaggaactaaacagagcgttactgacagactgggaagagaagAGCTGCAACAATTGGGAATATAGGGTAACATTCAAACATGTTCTAGTAgagcacaaaaacaaaatcaagactttgtaAAACGGCATAATATGGCCTCTTTAAGTTCACTATTATTTACTCGCCCTTtaggttgttccaaacctgtatgctggtatattttatatttttacaaacagTAGTTTTACCATAACAACAGTTCTTAGTGACCATGGGATGTCAAACTAAAAAAAGTATTACAAGCATCATATGAGGAACAGAccccaatttaaaataatatttatctaCAATTTTGCCCTTTCAGgtttgatatatatatttgacATATATACCAGCTTGACATACAATGTTCACTATTACCATGCATAAAAAATATGTGTTCATGTGTTATTTAGGGACATTATAAATTATACAAGTCTGAAATTACTACCAAACTTTTTTGTGTTTCTGTAAGATGACTGAATTGTACCTTAACTCCTCAGAGTTCAAATTTACTTAAGCATAATTAATCATACTAACAAATATTTCTTAGTTTAATACTTCATATTCATCAGATTCCCTCTTATACAATGTCAGGGTTTCCCAAATTGGGGTTTGCAAACTGCAAGGGGTTCTCTCTAGTTTAtgaaaagctatttatttaaattctaAATATGtgaaattgaaataaataattgtaaaataaaaatattaaaaacttgacATTTTATGTAACTATTAACTGACATTAAATGAATGTGTTATTATATTGCAGAAATATTAACTAGACATTTTCAGGGAGACTTTAAGACAAAGTAAGTTTGGGAATCCCTGAAGTATGTTGCTAGTTATTCTGTCATATGTACTATATTTCATCATATAATGAAGAGGCAGATCAGGACTGACGGATGAGCGCTCTCACCGCTGTGTTTGCGTGTCATCTCTGGTGAAGGCGTCGGTGAGGGCAGGAAGTCCACCTGAGAGGAAGTGGACGCTGTTTTCTCCGGGATACTCTCTTTAGAGAAGTCAATAATCCAGCCCAGACTCACTCCGGAGCTCTGATGCTTATATCGTGCCGACTGGAGGACCACCATCCACCGGGCATCACGCCACAGGTCCTCCATATGCTGAGAGCGAACACATGGAAACATGGGTGAATCATTACAAAATGTGTGATATTCTGATCAGAACATAGTGTTTAAGGAATAGCAGAGGTAGTAGAAGATTACTGTTAAAGTGTTTGGTGAATTAGGTTTGTGTAAAAAATGCCACATGAGAGCAGTTTTTGGCGTTGTCACGATCCTCATCATGTGCATCATGTatcaaagcatcacactgcctttgTCTGCTCactttcttcccatagtgcatcctggtgccatgtgttccccaggtaagtgatgcacatgcacctggccatccacatgatgtaaaagaaaacgtgattcctcagaccaggccaccttcttccattgctccgtggtccagttctgatgctcacgtgccactgttggtgctttcggcggggtcaggggtcagcatgggcaccctgactggtctgcggttaTAACGCCCCATACGCAATAAACTGTGAGGCACTGTGAATTCTGGTACCTTTctttcagaaccagcattaacttctggagcagtttgagctccagtagctcgtctgtttgatcggaccacacgggccagccttcgctccccacgtgcatcaatgagccttggccgcccatgaccctgtggccggttctccactgttccttccttggagcacttttgatagatactgaccactgcagaccgggaacagcccacaagagctgcagttttggagatgctctgacccagtcgtctagccgtcacaatctggccctcgtcaaactcgctcaaatccttacgcttgcccaattttcctgcttctaacacgtTTTATAATTTCATACACATCTATATAAGTGTGATTTTACACTGCATTCTGTTTTTGAAAATCCTTTTCTattcatattatttattatttatagtcccccccccccaaagaaaaataaaggcttatttttttagcttgttttaaacaagtacaaatattattacaagtaaaaccatttaaaaacaagtgaataaaatattaaagaaTCTATATAATATTAAGATAGCTCAGGGTGTGGACTTTTCTCTGCTCTTGGGCCACTTGCATCTATTAAAGATGATACTGTAAATTCCCGCAGTTGAACAGTTTGCTCTGATTTTTATTGCGGGTTTACTGTCATCAGTTACACTTATGAAAGCTGAACTGAAGTGGCGGGCTGCCAGTGTTGAATTGCACAGAGGACAGAAATACCTGCAAATACTCCTCAACCTGCTGATGTTTCTGCTTGGCAGCGAACAGCTCGGACTCAGAGAACGCCTCCCGCAAAGTCTGCTGGGACATCAGGGACTCCAGACCCAGCAGAGCCGACACGCGGCAATACAGGCTGATGAAACTAGGGCAGTAGGCCTCGAAATGAACTGCACAGACAGAGAATGAGTGCACAGCAGGAGAAAGGGACAGGAGATACTTGTGGGTGGATGAGTTTACGCTGCGTCCTCTCACCTAACTCAAAGATCTGCAGCGGGAGGGTGAAGAAGCCAGAGCGCAGCGAGCAGAGATTGTTCTGTCCAGGCGGTGAACATACCTCCTCGCAGGGTGGGAGGAGCAACAGGAAGGACACGCCCTCCCCCAACTCAACCACCTCCTTTACATACACACGGAAATCCTGAGCCTGATGTATGAACAGAAAGAGGAATATTGTATTTCTATCAACATATTTTGCTGTATATAAGATTAAACAATTGCTTACTTCTAGATTGTTCAGATCAGTTTTTTATAGTTTaggttttttaaaagaaattaacacctttattcagcaaggatgcactcaattgattaaaagtgacagtgaaaCACTATATTTATGAGATACCATTATGTGCTTTATCCTGCTTACTGCTAATTATAGCTACTTATCatatcaataaataaattaatgcgcatgcacaaatattttattatttgagaATTAAGAGTCCGGCAAGCTGTGACTAAAAGAACAATttcatacaaaaaataaataatcccTAATGAATCATTCAGGCCGATTCATGAACTGGTTCAAATGATTCACTAAAACAAATTGACTCAAAAATAAGACGCCATTAGATTAGATTTCCATGACTATAAAccatgtaaaaaatattttccaattgtaaataaaagaaatattattaaagtatattttaagtGCATTTTCAGTATTTCAACTTAGAAATTCCACATTTAAATCAATGTTACATGACATTTCTTTGTAATTAACTTCAAGAAAGAAATGTTTGTATGAAAAATGTTTCAAAGTAAATCCTacaccaatttttttttcagtgaagaAATGTCCATAGCTTTACCCCATATGCCCAAACGGAAAGCTTTTCCATTTATACACACAATACATGCATAACAGTGTTTGCGTGGCCCTGATTCACTGAGGTCCCAAATAAAGGGCACTGATTTTGCTTGAGCAATCAAACAAATTACACGTGCTgatgtgtgggtgtgtgaaTGCAAAAACCTGGTGATTGGGAACGTTGATGTAGCCGAGTAAATCTTTAGCAGCGGTTCGTAAGTCCAGTAGGAGGCGGTGTGGAGCGCTCTGAGCGTCGGCACACACCTGCGCGCTGTCCTCGAGCGAACTCAGTGACTGAAGCCACTGCCATTCTTCCCTAcgaaacaaatacaaataattattacacacacatatagacaaatacatttataacacAGCCATAAACACGCCATACCTAGAGACATGGTCGTTGTCTCGTACTTTGACATGGCACAGCACGTTTGGGTGTTTGTGTGAAACGAGCACCCTGATCTGGTCCACTGAGGTGTACAGCTTCAGGTAACCCAGATACAGGCCCGGAGACAGACACTTCCTGCTGCGCCGGTGATAGGCCAGCTTCTCCTGCACACAAAGGGCTCATTATAAAAAGGGGAACTTTTAAAGGTCAAAATCCAGGTCCAGGTCAAAATCCATCCCAAAAAAACATGAGACGTTTGTGACGACATATTTTATAAACTATTGAGGATCAAAAAATGCCCCCACAAGGTCAAAAATGACAGGTATTACTATCTTTGTGAGGACATTTGGCACCCTCTActcctctctctcacacacacacacacacacacacacacacacacacacacacacacacacacagacagactcaGAGGTATGAAGAACTTCCTGCAATAGCCTGAAATTGACCCACGTTTATCATTTCTAAACTATTTGACTGAGAGACTGACTCTGGAGCCATGTGGTTGTTGAGCTGTGGAACCACTTtcaccacatacacacacacacacacacacacacacacacacacacacacacagctttaccACAGGGAAAATCTGAGCCGCTCAGACAAAACATAATTTTCACACTGGGTCTGATGTTCCTCAGCCAGAGCCGTTTCAAACACATGATCAGCGGCGGGTGACGTGTTTACAACGTTCAGACTAAATCATCAAATGAACAATGCTACTGTTATACTCCCACAATTTACAGCCCTCAAGTAATAAgagagattttaaaaagaggaATACAGTAGCTAGTGGCccactaaatgtttttttccccacgGATTTCCATGCTTTGGGCTCATTTCTTTATACCAAGTTTATTcgttcactcaaaaataaaaatcatgtcATTTTCTATCCAATGTTGTTCCAAAATCTGAAATTGAATAAGGCACATAAATATTAGTTGCGCTGGGCTTGACGTCAATGTTGAGAAATGAGAAAGCCAGTGGCGTTTGACATCAAACCTGGCAAACCTGACTGAATTTGTTTCTCATTATTCTAAAAATGATTTTTGTACActaatataacagtttttaatcaCCAATTTTGTTCCTCCATTTTCCATTTGTCATTGGTCTAGAAGCGTGTGACGCCACAGCACATTAGCGTTAGTGTTTTCCGTGTGTAAAAGCACTCACGTGCAGCGTTGTGACGAGTGTTTCCAGTGCGCTGGGCTCGTCTGGTGAGGAAGACGACGACCTGCGCTGCAGCTGGAATTTACTGAGTGGAACCCAGCGTAAGCCTTCCAGCGACGCACATGCGCTCACGTCCTTCATCAGCACCAAAACCACGTTACCGTGCTTGTCCTTGATGGGCTCAAAATACACCTGTCCCAGATCCACCGTGCCAAGGAGAGCCTGCACAACAAACAACCAGTCACCTCATATATGCTTTGAGTGTAAATATTTCTCAACTATGTTAAATTTGGTCACAATTTGGTTCAATTTGTGGCTGCTGACGactcgcacacactcacagaaaTTCGGCCACAATAGAGTAAAAATACAGCCAAGTCAGTATTTTTACTGAATAATAAGATTTCTTTATCGCAAAACCTTTTAGTATTCTTTCTGAACACTTTCCATGTTTGGCGCGCATCTCACTATATCATTGcatgatacttttgtattctttttgtcaagttttttcaaagtcattatatatatatatatatatatatatatatatatatatatatatatatatatatatatatatatatatatatatataaatatattatatatatatatataatatatatatatatatatatataaaatctataTAAAAAATAGGGCACTGCTACAACAGCAGGCTGAGTAAAAGAtggctttattttcatttcagagTGAATAATCCCTTTCATTTTTTGGATGCATTTGTATTTCCTAGTGCACCAACATTTTGGCAACCAAAAATATTTGTCCAGAAAGGCAATAagaaaaaactgttttgtcgAAACGGTTTTGGAGAGCCAAAACCATTAACTAAGCTGTTTTTAGTTGATGCAAGAACAAAACTTATAACAATCCTATCCAATTATTACAATAAGCTTTGTGGTTTAGATATATATCAGCTTTCAAATTCTGTCCATTTGATCAGAAATCAATAATAAATTGCTCTTTAATGATCGCCGCATCCTCTTCAGGTCAAGCACCACCCCGGAGAGCATGTGAACTTATCATCTCTTCCGCTTTATTACTAGTTATCGCATTAACTAAATATGAATGATCATCCAAGGGCATGTTTAAAGAACCAGTACAGCTTACTGAAATGTCTCATGtaatcagtgtttcaacagcAGAAAGACGTCAATAAAACAGCTCGTAAACTGTCAGATAACTTTACATTTACCTCAGGAAAACCATTCAATGTTAGCTAGAAAAGTAAGaccttatgtttatttttggtttCAACTATTGgctaaatgaaaactttaatTTCTGTGTTTCTGTATCATTTAAGTGCATCCCTACTAGTGGCTATAAAGTTGTTGTGCAGCTGTTGACCTGTAGTTGTGCAGCAGCCTGAATCATTTTGAGGCGCGTCTGGAGCGTGCAGGAGCTGGAGGCATGTGCAGGACTGATGCTCTGCTGCATCCAGGTCAGCTCCTCCCAGAGATGGGACACCTGTCAACATGCATCACCATGCATTTAATCCTCAAATGTTGATACACTATATTACTGTGTGCATGTGTATATGAGTGTTTCAGGTCAAATTAATTTTAGTGAATCCATTTTCATGCAATGAACTGATTCAAATTAAATTGGATTTTAACATTGACCTCCTTCttaaacaatgtaaaataagcTTCATATATTTGTTATATCTTATACTAACATAAATTATTTTGGGTTACTTTTTGTTTTCGATATATGTAAGacacgcacgcgcgcgcgcacgcacgcacgcacgcgcacgcacacacacacacacacacacacacacacacacacacacacacacacacacacacacacacacacacacacacaggggtttgtgaaccccttgcagaatctgtgaaaatatgaataattgtaataaaataacagGGATCATACAACTTattatcttttttattattatttagtactgtcctgaataagatattttacataaaagatgTTTACATGTAGTCCACAAGACAAGAAATTTgcaaaatttataaaaatgactcagttcaaaagtttatgaacccTTGATCCTCAACACTGCATCATTCCCTGGAGGATCCGTggatgtttttgtgttttgtgatggttgaCACTTGTTTGTCCGGAGCAGTTAAACTGACCAACATTCGTCAGAAAAATCCTCCAACTCATGCACATttttcagttttccagcatcttttgcataaTTTGAACCCTCTCCAGAAGTGACTGCATGATTCTGAGATCtgtcttttcacactgaggacaattgagggactcaaacacaactattaaaaaaggttgAAACATTCAATGATGCTTCAGAAGGAAACAATGCTTTAGGAGCAGGGgcgagtttttatttttattttatttagcattgtccTTTGGAAGCAAAAGAAGATACTTACATGTTTcccggaacacaaattaagtacaatttaccttgatcttcaaataaaaaaatgtaatcccaGCTCTTAATGCAttgtgtttccttctggagcatcagtaAATGTTTTTCATGTGGGGGGTGGTTGggggcactcagtttcagtcaatctcatgtcaatcttgagtacctatggagtagtattgcatccttcatatctccgaaaagtctttagttttattatatttataaaagaatataggctgtaccgagtctttccggaaaaaaacgagcgcctggaggtgtatcgtgtgggtggagctaaagaatgacgagtcgcaaatcggtgacgtcctcaagcgtggagaaactcatggctatcgagctcagctaatacatatacgatccagaatcattcggaggctgaaataaattgaacaggagaaacagcaacagcaggacgtccgtctctgtggtatggactgtatttagtggcctgtcaacatttgtgtgtctttactcgcagtttatgaggacatgattcggtttatggactattgtaacgttatgcgactaaaccttagcaagcaaaacggttttgcacgtcagactagtgtaaccgttagcgcatttgaatgacgaagcacgcgatcgtgttgtttactgatgtttactcacgtgacgatagccgacagcacagacatttgaagcagttttactcaccggctgcttccaaagcaggaccgaacctttatcgctgggaccgccccgtcaaaaacacacttctttggtatgatttggtaaagtcctgacagcagtgaacggtggagatccacttttgcgacgtgactgaagcaatgttgtgacgcttcccgtcatttctgcgttcaaatcgggtcaaatgcagcgctgccttcccggaatgctgtgctgaagcgttgaagtcgctcgacgtcacccataggaataaagtggagcgcggcgcctggatcgactggatctgcacctgagagagtgtttatgggcgtgcgtttcctctctcgctctagtcacacgcgcgcaccctaccgggagaagagcccgtacggcccatacaaggaccttccgctctattaacgtcaagccgagccatactcgaaaaaaactctccgaaacttgtgagaaaccggaaggagtatttttgacacagaaatactccatcaaacgtccaacattagtttttgaaactttgtctatgtttaggatgggaatccaagtctttaaaggtgtaaaaagctcagtatgcatgaaacagcatttcaccccccctttaatagttGCGTTTAAGTCTCTCAATTCATGGATCATCCAGGGAAC
This DNA window, taken from Pseudorasbora parva isolate DD20220531a chromosome 24, ASM2467924v1, whole genome shotgun sequence, encodes the following:
- the ankfn1b gene encoding ankyrin repeat and fibronectin type-III domain-containing protein 1 isoform X4, whose amino-acid sequence is MTQQISDPHPLIPRKYSSTSCSSPPSAARRLYRNLSGKFRTTNLVLDETALPGQSDKDHSHKTTMFQGNEALFEAVEHQELDVVESLLSTFSLEELDLNTPNSEGLLPLDIAIMTNNVPMAKLLLRAGAKESPHFLSLEGRAAHLASLVQEAEHRIAELVAQVTEEEPGEREESNRERQLKTWEWKLRLYKRMQTGYTHASPPEPPSDVHLSVSSSTSLRVYFQEPLCHNSAVITKYRVSWSSVPSFIPSLGETVIEDVTQLQYDITGLTAGTCCYVQVSAYNMKGWSSPQISEPACATPSSWREVDGLPPRQQGLKEALEQLLGQIKGAHRHCACHEQCKPLPNTRKHSVSKSLRHLFQPTSKFVKNLKRGLYLACIFYKDENVLVTSEDQLPVVEVDDSYSCHAQDLLWFTKVSHLWEELTWMQQSISPAHASSSCTLQTRLKMIQAAAQLQALLGTVDLGQVYFEPIKDKHGNVVLVLMKDVSACASLEGLRWVPLSKFQLQRRSSSSSPDEPSALETLVTTLHEKLAYHRRSRKCLSPGLYLGYLKLYTSVDQIRVLVSHKHPNVLCHVKVRDNDHVSREEWQWLQSLSSLEDSAQVCADAQSAPHRLLLDLRTAAKDLLGYINVPNHQAQDFRVYVKEVVELGEGVSFLLLLPPCEEVCSPPGQNNLCSLRSGFFTLPLQIFELVHFEAYCPSFISLYCRVSALLGLESLMSQQTLREAFSESELFAAKQKHQQVEEYLQHMEDLWRDARWMVVLQSARYKHQSSGVSLGWIIDFSKESIPEKTASTSSQVDFLPSPTPSPEMTRKHSDSHGLSDEDNTSEVFLTTESEYSSSVAQSTRELDLLPPSPTSFRSVASTHHSSSSQSSPHSSQPDVLQTGGGMSRRELVNVFDSDFILPSRQIELLRVTEKRTALCVRTSSLEYPPPVSMPTTPTSSSNHKGWIRPSSFDLCFSAPEPRPAPVRTLSEDSGVQRLSSHSSGSPHRPCHTTLRVYPQYRTGLPKETSVKLRVTPETSAKEMVRLVVQEINAVCHHLQKAAQQCSCAADQCGYPSCASEVCVYGSEQLEHFGLVLLVDGREKWLQDDFCPLTLQNPWTRGKLCVRFKEYSPLALQYSRATTV